The Sandaracinus amylolyticus genomic interval CCTCCAGGCAATCGCCATGGCCGCCGGTGAGATCCTCGTGGGCTCGGCGGACACCGTCGTCGCGGGCGGCGTCGAGTCGATGACGATGGTGCCGATGACCGGCTACAAGCTGAGCGCGTCGCCCGAGGTGATGAACAACTACCCGTCGGTCTACACGCCGATGGGCATCACCGCGGAGAACGTCGCGGCGAAGTTCGGCATCACGCGCCAGCAGCAGGACGAGTTCGCGGTCCGCAGCCAGAAGAAGGCGAGCGAGGCCGTCGAGAAGAAGCGCTTCGCCGACGAGATCGTGACGGTCCACGGCATCCGCTTCGAGAACGGCGAGCGCAAGCTCTTCGACTTCAACCGCGACGAGATGCCGCGCCCCGACACGACGGTGGAGGGCCTCGGCCAGCTCAAGCCGGCGTTCTCGGCGAAGGGTAGCGTCACGGCGGGCAACGCGTCGCCGCTGTCCGACGGCGCGGCGGCCGCGCTGGTGATGAGCGAGGCGAAGGCGAAGGAGCTCGGCGTGAAGCCGCTCGGCTACTTCCGCCACTTCGTCACGGTGGGCGTCGACCCGGCGATCATGGGCATCGGGCCGCTCCCCGCGGTGAAGAAGCTGCTCGCGAAGACGGGCCTGACGATCAAGGACATCGACCTCGTGGAGATGAACGAGGCGTTCGCGAGCCAGGCGGTGTACTGCCAGCGCGAGCTGGGCATCCCGGACGAGAAGCTGAACGTGAACGGCGGCGCGATCGCGCTCGGCCACCCGCTCGGCTGCACGGGCGCGAAGCTGACGGCGACGCTCTTCTACGAGCTCAAGAAGCGCGGCGGCCGCTACGGCATCGTCACGATGTGCATCGGCGGCGGTCAGGGCGCGGCGGGCCTCTTCGAGCTCGCTCGCTGAGCTCACGAGTCGAGGAGAGGTTCCGCTAAGGAGAGCAGGAAAGCAGGAGGGGATTCGCGAGAGGACCGATTTCGGTGGTCTTCCTTCTCCTCCTGCGCTCCTCAGAGATCTCCGACGAGACGGCCGCGAAAGCGGCCGTTCTCGTTCCGTCCTGTGGCAGAGCGTGAAGTAACGTGACGCGCTGCTGGCCGGGATTGTCGCGGAGCGCCGGAGTCCTCATGCTCGATCCCGCGCATGATGACGCGGCTGATCGTCTTCTTCGCGGTCGTCTCGGTCACGCTCACGCTGCTCATCGTGTACGTGACGCGACGCGCGAGCTGGGCCGCGCGCCTCGGCGACCGGAAGTCGCGGGTCGCCGCGGGCGCGATGACCGCGGTCGTGCTGTCGCCGTTCCTGATGCGCGCGACCGGGCTCGAGTCGCCGGACGTGGTGAAGCTCGTCGTCGCGCAGGTCGGGTTCGCGCTGGGCCTCACCGTGTTGATCTCCGCGGGGCTGCTGCTGCCCTTCGATCTGCTCGGCGCGATCGCGCGGCGCATCACGCGATGGCGCGCGAAGCCCGACGAGACGAAGGCGGCCGAGCCCGCGGCGGTGGAGACTCCGCCGTCGCCCACGATCACGCGGCGCGAGATGCTGTCGCGCGCGTACGTCGCGGGCGCGGTCGGCGTCGGCGCGAGCACCGCGATCTACGGCGTCGCCTTCGGGCGGCGCGACTACGTCGTCGAGCAGGTGCCGATCCCGCTGCGGGGCCTGCCGCGCACGCTCGACGGCTACACGATCGTGCAGCTCAGCGACGTGCACGTCGGCACGTTCATCGGCGAGCGCGAGCTCGCGGCGGCGATCGATCTCGTGCGCGGCGCGCGCCCCGATCTCGTGGTGATGACGGGCGATCTCGTCGATCACGATCCGCGCTACGCCGACCTGCTCGGTCGGTTCGCGCGGCGGCTCGGAGAGCTCGGCGCGCGCGACGGCGTCGTCGCGATCCCCGGCAACCACGACTACTACGCGGGCATCGACGACGTGCTCGGCTCGCTGCGCGCGGCAGGCACGCGCGTGCTGCGCAACGACGCGATCACGATCGGGGATCGCGGTGGGCGCTTCGCGCTGCTCGGCGTCGACGACGTGTGGGCGCCGCGCAACGGGTTCGGTCGCGGCGCGGATCTGCCCGCGACGATCGCGCGCGCGGAGCGCGACGCGCCGCGCGTGTTGCTCTGTCACAACCCGGAGTTCTTCCCCGAGGCCGCGCCGCACGTGGACCTGCAGCTCAGCGGGCACACCCACGGCGGTCAGGTGAACTTCGTCGTGCGCCCCGCCGACCTCGTGCTGCCCCACGGCTACATCGCGGGCCACTACGTGCGCGACGGCGCGCAGATCTACGTGAACCGCGGGTTCGGCACCGCGGGCCCGCCCGCGCGCGTGGGCGCGCCGCCCGAGGTCTCGCGCATCGTGCTCACGAGCGCGTGATCGACGTACCATCGCGCCTCGATGGATCCGGGGCTCGTGATCGTCGTGGCGGTGCTCGGCATCGTCGCGCTGATGGGCGTCGCCGCGTGGCGGATGCGCCGCGTCGCGCGGGCGCGCCTCGACGCGCTGCGGAGCGCGCCGCGCATCGAGATCGAGATCATCTCGCAGCTTCGCGCCGGGGCGATCGCGGGCGTCGCGAGCCTCGTGCTGATCTTCGGGTTCTTCGTGCTCGCGCTGGCGCTCGGCGAGTGGGGCCGCTCGCACGCGCTCTGGATCGTCGTCGGGCTGATCGCGGCGACGCCGTTCTTCGTGACCGCGCCGCTCTTCGTGCTGCGCGAGTGGCAGCGCGTCGGACGTCTCGTGCTCGACGACGGGTCGCTGGTGCTCGAGCAGGGCGATGCGCGCACGGCGATCACGCTCGCCGACGAGTTCGCGCTGGGCGAGTCGGTGGTCCCGCCGGGGCAGCGCATCGAGGTCGTCGTGATCGTGCGGCAGGCGCGCTCGACGCTCGTGTTCCGCTATCCGGTGTTCCTCGGCGACGACGTGCTGGCGCCCGAAGGGACGGCATCACCGCCGATCGGCACGCTGCTCGGGCACGAGGCGCGCGCGATCCACGAGCGACTGCGCGACCTCAGTACTCGATCGAGAGCTTGAGGAACGCGGCGCGGCTCGGGCGCTGCACGCGGAAGTAGTCGTAGAGCCGCTCGTCGCTGAGGTTCGTGATCTCGACGCTCGTCGAGACGCGCGGCGGGCCGAGCACGGAGTACGTGAGCGCGACGTCGTGGCCGAGCTGCGAGGGGACGACGTCCTTGGTGTCGGGGCGGCCGTTCGACTCCCAGGCGCGCGTGAATTCGTGCACGTAGCGGGCGCGCCACTCGATCGCGAGCTCGTCGCGCGCGAAGAGGCCGCGCGCGCGGAACGAGGCACCGAAGTTCGCGAACAGCCAGGGGCGATACGGGATGCGATCGCCGCGCGTCGATGCGAACGTGCCCTCGTAGCTCGTGTTGCGATCGTCGAGGTACGTGAGGTTCGCCGAGAGCGAGACCCACTCGCCCGGGCTCACCCACGCCACGCTCCCCTCGCCTCCGATCGCGAGCGCTCGATAGACGTTCTGGTGCGAGAACGAGAGGTGATCGCCGAGCAGGACGATCATGTTCTCTCGCGCGCGGACGAGGCCCGCGACGCTCGCGCGGAGCGCACCGATCGGCGTGTCGTCGAGATCGATGGCGACCTCGAGCGTCGCGTTGTGGCTGCGCTCGGGCGCGAGCCCGAGGTTCGCGACGATGAGCACTCCGTCGCCGAAGATCTCGTCGGGCTCGGGCAGGCGTGTCGCGTGCTCGTAGCTCGCGCGCACGAAGAGCCACTCGAGCGGTGCGACGCGCAGCCCTTCGCCGACACCGATCTCGTGCGCCTCGCGCCGTCGCAGCACGTACGACGCGTCGGTGAGGATCTCCTCGGCGGACGCGAAGAAGACGTAGTCCTTCACGAAGATCTGGTTCTCGAGCACGCCGCCGAAGAGCGTCATCTGGTGCTCGAGCCCCGAGATCAGCGTGAAGAGCTCGCGCTCGGCGTTCAGCGGATCGCGCCCGCCGACGCTCGACTGCTCGCGGTCGATGCCGGTGCGCGCGACGAGC includes:
- a CDS encoding metallophosphoesterase, whose product is MTRLIVFFAVVSVTLTLLIVYVTRRASWAARLGDRKSRVAAGAMTAVVLSPFLMRATGLESPDVVKLVVAQVGFALGLTVLISAGLLLPFDLLGAIARRITRWRAKPDETKAAEPAAVETPPSPTITRREMLSRAYVAGAVGVGASTAIYGVAFGRRDYVVEQVPIPLRGLPRTLDGYTIVQLSDVHVGTFIGERELAAAIDLVRGARPDLVVMTGDLVDHDPRYADLLGRFARRLGELGARDGVVAIPGNHDYYAGIDDVLGSLRAAGTRVLRNDAITIGDRGGRFALLGVDDVWAPRNGFGRGADLPATIARAERDAPRVLLCHNPEFFPEAAPHVDLQLSGHTHGGQVNFVVRPADLVLPHGYIAGHYVRDGAQIYVNRGFGTAGPPARVGAPPEVSRIVLTSA
- a CDS encoding thiolase family protein translates to MANVVIAEAVRSAVGRAHKGSLANRRPDEFAAEVIKGLLARVPQVKPEMVEDLILGCAMPEGEQGLNVARPVGLLAGLPEDSGAVTINRFCSSGLQAIAMAAGEILVGSADTVVAGGVESMTMVPMTGYKLSASPEVMNNYPSVYTPMGITAENVAAKFGITRQQQDEFAVRSQKKASEAVEKKRFADEIVTVHGIRFENGERKLFDFNRDEMPRPDTTVEGLGQLKPAFSAKGSVTAGNASPLSDGAAAALVMSEAKAKELGVKPLGYFRHFVTVGVDPAIMGIGPLPAVKKLLAKTGLTIKDIDLVEMNEAFASQAVYCQRELGIPDEKLNVNGGAIALGHPLGCTGAKLTATLFYELKKRGGRYGIVTMCIGGGQGAAGLFELAR